In Phaseolus vulgaris cultivar G19833 chromosome 7, P. vulgaris v2.0, whole genome shotgun sequence, the genomic stretch AGGATGAGAATGAACAAACTGTCATTGATGTTCAAATTGATGATTTCAAAAAACGAGCAAAAAATTTTGGTTGTCCCATGGCTACTAGGTCAATCAATTTAAAGACTCCCGCATATTGGTGGGAGCCTTATGGTTATGAGTATCCAGAACTCCAAAAGTTTGTCATTCATGTATTGAGCTTGACATGTAGCTCTTCCGGATGTGAGCGTAACTGGAGTTCCTTTGAGATGGTAAGTTAACTTAAAATATATCTTTAGAATATAATTAGTAGTCTACTACTAATCCATTAAATTACTTATAATATTTGTGTTTGCATTTGTTTAGGTCCACACAAAGAGAAGAAATAGGCTAAAGCAAAGCACAATGAATgatgttgtttttgttatgGCTAATTCAAAATTAGCTAAGAAGAAGCAAACAAGAAAACCAACTCAAATTAATATTGATGATTGTTCATCCGATCACGAGTGGATTATGGAAGATGAGCATGAGCATAATGAAACATTTGATTTGGATGAAAACATGGTTCCTATTGAAGTAGAGGAGGATGAATCTTTACATAGTCATCACTTAGACATGACTGATTTGAATGATGAAGGAGATGGAAATCATGAAGCTGAATATGAATTTAACTTACAAGATTATTTGGTTTAGATAGACTACTATTTTCTCAATGTTTTGTAACTAGTAAATGGTTACTCTTATGATAGAATGTGTTGCTTACACCTAATTATGTactcttttatatattatgaggTTCAATTATGAATTCCATAAAATTTGTAGGATCTTACGATAACACGATCTTACGTTTTACGATTCATGTTAATCTTTCTGATCCTAAGTAAGATCTCGATTTTGACTACCTTGAGAAAAAGGGCTCATCTCCACAGTCTTTACAAATAGGTTCGTCGGGGTCGTAAGGGATTATGTATACATCTATTTCAGAACTAGTGTGACTGAAGGATTAAGCATGGCGGAGGGTGCGTATTCTTTTGTTATATGAAAATACAAACACTTTTCATATAATGTCAGGTTTGGCCCAGGGGTACATACTATGATAGTCCATGCACAACTTATCCACAGAAAATGCAATTAAGTGAACAACGAATAGTGATGATGCACATGCAAAGAGGAAAATAGTAAGGGTGTACCTCAACGGATGACAAATGAAGAAGGGAATGAAGGTGAAGGTGCAAACGAAGGAGGGAGTTGGGAGAAAGGATAGAAAGATAGGAGTGCTGAAGAAGAAGGATGAAGGCACTGAAGAAGGAAAGTAAAGGGGTTGTCGTGGAAGGGAGATGAAGGGCCAAAGTTGGAGGAGAAAGAAGAAGCGGCACGGGAAACGCAAGAGGAAGGATTTGAAGTCCAGCTAGTCTGAAGCCGACATGTGGCCATTGGAAGAGTAAGAGTCAAGTGATGGGACGCACAAACGTTGCCATTGGGGGGCATGTAGAGTGAAGGGTATGGGCCTGACGCATATGAGGTGGTCGTTACTTGAACTGGCTCATGTTGATAATAATAGCCTCAATAGCCTACGCTAGAGGCTGAGGGGCATGTAGAGTGATGAGTCTGAATCCGACGCATAATAtgagaatcaaaattttatcATTAACAGGAAACATGCGTCATCATTATTCATTAGAATTAATCACACATAATGGCTCAGTAAAGATAGAATCGGGTTACGTTACACAGGTGTGTCAATATATGTAAGAAGGATCGTCAGCAGGAAGATCTACCTTTTACACACAGGTATAGGGTACACTTACCCTAGCCTATTAATTGATGTTCTACGGTTAGGTTATTCCTACGTTTGTCTAGAACAAAAATAGTTAGTAACTATTTAGTGATattcttataatatattttttttttattttttaagttttatttagaCCTTAATTTATAGAACCAcccatttattttaaaattaaacattcATTTATAATATATCACATATACAAAATGTTGTTCTAATCTAAATTTATTGATAtcttatttatacattttaaaatctgttaggtatatattttaaaatatattaaagtttGAATCATTTTATGACTTTGatattattattcaatatttttatagaatttaacataataatgttgatacgaaattacaatttatttaaaaaaaacattttttatataaatttattaataatataacacatgaccatcaaaatatatattattcactTATATTTTGATCTTTGGTTAATAAAATACTTGAATTTTTCCTCGTATACTTTCTTACATCTAACATTATTGAATTTGGTATGTAGATGATATATACTTTGTGTTAAATCACTTTTATTTCTTTGATTGGACTAGAAAAGGCAGGGCATAAATATAAACCTGTGGTTTGAAGTTTTTTCCTTTCTACGTACTTACGCACAAATTAGCAATCATCActcttttgtctttgttttGCTATGATAATGTCAAAACCCTTATCATGAACCAATTTTGAGTGTGGGGTTAATCTAAATCCTTTTATAAATGTTAAATTACAATTCATGACACACATGAACCAACAAGCATTATGCAATGTGGGGCTATGCATAGTAATTTTTTCATTTAAGTTTTAatgtcattatttttaattgatgtaaGATTTTCTCCGTCTAATAGCAGATAACATGATAAATCCAACAAACTTTCGATAGCATAGATcataaataacttttatattaaaaatatattataactcAATATtataaaaccgacttataaaataaatttacaatcacttatatattatatattatgaaatatttttatatgagGTTAAGATTTAGTAATTCGATATCTTAAAATTTAGTTATGaagattatgagaaataaaACATCCTACTTAGTTGTTATTAATGCACCAACTTCTTCTATTGAGTTATACCTAACACATGtcaattgaattaaaaattcaGATATCTTAAGACATAAGTTATTGTTTCGGTTTTTAATTGGGTCAgatgaattataatttataaacgCATGAAACAATTATCTAAACATCAACCCATAAAACCTTTGATATATGCAATGCAAATGATCACGTCAACGtaatattcaaattcaaatttaaacaagaaataaatgtaattatataattcaatcaAATAGTAAAAGTAAACCAATTTACTAACGAaatcaaaatatcatttaaTCATTTAAGTAATCCGGTGATGTTCATCAAATTAAGTTTTCAATGCTCACTTAATTCAATTTCTAATTCAGAGCAAGATATATCAATTATGGAGTCACTACAACGATGACGTAAATCAATCTTcaagtgaaaaaaaattgttaatattttagagtttgattttattctcaaatttcaaattatataacatTGGAAGATATTGTTTTCATATTACGATATAAGCAACATATTGTAAAAGTAtgctaaaaaataaatatttcttatataGGACATGTGTATTTATTTTGTATGTCAAAGCACGTTAAGCTCCTGCGTCATTTTTCTCATAATAGTATGAGAGCTGATAGATTCTCATGGTAAAATGATCTCTATATTAAAGGTCTTCATAGTATAGATTTCAGGAAAATGTGTTCTTAGAGGTGTAATACGAGTAATTTAAGTCACATTGAGTAAAGATGAGTagtatatagaaaaaaaaaacttttaacatCAAAGCCTTAAGATTTTGGATTAAAGACTGTATACTTTAGGATTCATTGGTGCCAAAGTGTAAAACAtttacaaaatgaaaaaaataaatctaaaaatgataaaattgtgGCTGAAATGCTATTAATGGTTTAAGTTTTTAAGAGTGTAGGGCAAAGAAGGAAAGTCTGGTGCATAATTGTTAGCCTCTGAAACGCATAACCTTTGGGACTTCTCTTAGTGGCATTGTCTCTAAAGAGtttaatatgaataagaatgaGGTCCctaactaaaatttaaatagttGTGATTTCCATGGGTTTGGTTTTCTACCCCATGTTCTGTGTATgtgttctttttattttatgacaTTATTATATAGGGTCAGTTCTTGCAATACGTTGGTGATGCCAACATAGTTGAGATCACGTCCTTTAAGGTATGGTTTAATTGAcctttcataaaaaaaagtgcACAACACGTCTTGTCCTATGTTTCGATATTTTTCAAAGGGAACAGAACTTATAAGTGTGGATGACCAATTCTTCACACATACCTTTTGACAAGTGGGAATGTTTTTAATATCTGAAATCCCATTTTCTTTCTAGTAAAAATATTGACCTTAATGTTCTCTTTCAATATGTTATATCGTTATTCGTGTAGATCATGTTTGCAAATCCGTTTGTACTTATCTGAACTGTCTGAAACATATTAATAGTTATTACATTAGTTCAGAATCAGTAAAAACTGATGAAAAATGGAAGAAGTATAATCACAGTTGAATTggtaataaattatttttgataaATACACAAGGAAAATTTGTAGTTTCACTTATATTTTCATCAAAAGTCTTTGTAAACACGAAAAGGTGACccggaaaaaaaaaaactacctgACAAGTGCTAAAGGAAAGAATATTTAATACTTAGAAGGTTCAGAATAAAAACTTTCTCAAGTATATCATGCAAGGACTGTCCTAAACACCACCTTTTTCAAAGCGATATGCACAAGTGTATCTCTTCTATGAGGAAAAAAAATTCAGTGATTCAAAATCATGAAGCTCTTTCCTAGCACTAGAGAGGCTTTCGTCATGAGTTTAACTCATCatatagaaataataataatagtaataataataataataataatcagaGTAAAAATGGGATAGAAAGATTGCTAAAGCTAGCACAGGAATTCTTTATTCGAAAATTGAGAATTCATAGCCAAAATGTCATGGAAGGTTAAcaaaagttttcttttttaagaTTTCATCAATTGCATGCATAATGCTTAATTCCTTTATTTTGTCGAATATTGGATTCTTATCACTCAATAATGCATTGCTCAAAGGATGTCTTCGACATGAGTAGAAACAAAGTAGGCACATGTTTCTTCTTCTACATCGTCTTTTCCAATCAAACAGCAAACCCTGTTTAAATTTTGACATTTCTATTTGTTGCGACCTGCTTAATCCTGAATTAAATTTCAAGAGGCTTTCACAAATTTATGCTTGGCACCTGGAAAGTACCTAACCATAATTTACAGATTCCCGAAAGAATTCGCAGCGACATCTGACAATTGACTATGTTTTCTTTTCGGCCAAATCCTGGAATTCATGTTTGAAAATGGAAGCATATTAAGATTAATTAATAAGTTTAAAGCACGTAAACAAATGCAATGATTTTGACTATCAAAATTTCTCCAATTAAACATATTTATGCATTTCTAAACAACCTAGATTCTATTAGCTTCGTGAAATTTGTTTCAACTAGTTCATATTCCAGTTCTCATTATCCACCTTCGAAGATGATGCAATTTCTTGATCCTATTACACGCATACAGCAAAGTAACCAGGATATGTTAACCAACACAATTGATACTTCATGCACAAGATCAACGAAAAAGTAATTGGAAATTACATACTGGCTATAAGTTATCCTGGCATCAATCAGCATGAGAATCTCTCTCACCACATAAATTAATTCAGGTTTCAAATGAGTTGGAATAACTATAGTCATTATACATGAACACAACACAGAACAATCCCCAAATTCTACATGAAGACTCATCGACTTTTCCTCGCATATCCCCATCATTATGCCATTGTGGCGAATGCTCTGAATCAGAATCACCTCTCTGTCGTTGCCTCACTTGTCTTTTCGTTAGACGACTGTCTAGCAAACTGTCCACGAAATCGAGGTCGTTGTTCGGCTAATTTCTTTCTGCTCTGATATCGAACCTAAATTAAAACCATGTTGAGTTAGCCTCACAGGACAAATATATCATGCAAATACTAGAAAATCCTTACTCTAACGGGTTTGAAATATAAATAGCTCTTCTAAAAGATCAGGGAGCTCGGATTTTAAAAAGTATTCGtttctttttcatatttttttcactGGTAGTTACAGAAATTATCTTATTTTCACTTTGTTTCATACAAAATCCTTGCCTTCATTTCATGTATGAATCTttgaaataagaaataaattgaataaaagtACATGTTTGTTATTCCTAGAGTAAACAAGAAATGAAATTAGAAGAACACGAATAGATAGCGGTTAATGTGAATATTCATGGaaagttttatatttaacaGAGCAACAAAACATAAGAAAATCCAATATCAAACCATGTGTCGCTAAGTAGGAAAAGAGATTGCATAATACTGTGAAATACAGGTGTAGCtcagtaaaaatataaaaaccgTAAAACTAATTGGTATATTCCTAACTATTTAAATGACTCCAAACACGGTAACTGACTTCCTACAAGACACTTGAGTTTTACGAACCTTTTCGAATATAAAGTGCTTATTAATAAAAGACCAAAAAAtagtcactacaaaaaaactcGAGTAGCACCAGAGTGATGCCTTTATTGGTTGACCAATTCGTAAGGGAAGGGGAAAAAAGCACGTGAtctgttttcttatttcttGTTTCGTATCTTTTATAATCTGGGGCAGATTTATTGCTTAAGAAACCCAGGTTAGCCATTACTGCCTTTCTGCATATATCGAGATCAATTGTTGCCTAAAAATCTATGGAGTCTGCATTCACACCAAAACCCTAGCCACCTACACCACGACCACCCCTAGGTTGTCTTCATCACAATCATCATATTCACAGCACTTTGACCTGTCTATTTGGCAACTCAACCACCTCAACTGCAGCTGACTATACCACCGGAAGTAGCCCTTTTCAGGTCAGTGACCACACTTCACATCACATCCCTCGAACTGGCTACATCCCATAGATCATAACCGGACCTGTCTGTGTGTACTTTTCTGAGCTTCTCGGGCACATGAATATCAGATGCTGACTTGCCAGAGTCAGATCTTGATATAATTGACCCCTTTAAGAATTGTCCTTAGCTGTCCACGCTTTTGTAGGTTGCTGTCCTGTTTGTGGCAATCAGTGGTATCCATCATCAAACCTTAGGCATATTCATTCTTTCAGACCTATTTTTGCTATAGTGATGTCTGAAGGAGGACCCAAGGTCAATCTAGAACTCAATACGGTCCAAAGTATACATGTCTAAACCCTCACTAAATTCTACATTGCCTTCCTCTAACTAGATCAATGGTCATAGGTTCATTTTTTTCAGTTTCAATCATTTCCTATGAAGTTGTTTTGAGACAAAAGTTGATAACTAAGCAGGTAGAAGCATGTGCCACTAATCAGAAgaaaataacaatatataatggAATTAGAAAAATCAACACATAGTGAATGACTCCAGATAGAAGTAAACTCCTTACAAAATATGGAATAGCcactaagtaaaaacaaacacctAGATGATGAGAAGAGCCAGCCTCTATCAAAATAACCACCCTAtcctgtttttgttttttcctttgtctgtgtttctttttcttgtttttgggAGCAATtatatcttctttttttcttgagtttgtgttattttttgtattttatccAGCAAAACAACCGTGGCATCTTCCTCCCTATCAAAACACTGATACTAAAGAGActcaacataaaaaaatagcAAACTCAACTGCTACCGCATCAATGGCATCTTCAACTGCAATGTTCAAGCCTACTAGTGAAAATATTGACAAAGAATTGCAGTGGAACATTTTAAAGGAGAAAAGCAATAGGAGGAGTGACATGTGCTTTTTGTGGAAAAGCATCTAGTAGAGGAATTACAAGAGCCCCAATCAACACATCAAAGTGGGAGGAGATGTGAATGCTTTTAGGAAAACACAGGAGGATGTTAAATTACAATTGAAGGCATCCTATCTGCagaaaaaaggagaaaaaagaCTTGTATTTGAGGGGGTGCAAGAAGATCAAGGTGATGAAGATGTGATGCAAGAAATTTCATGGCTTCAGAATGGGAAAAGACCTCTAACATCATCAGTTGAGGTAACTTTAGCCTTAGCCAAGAAGAAAACTGCAAATGTTTAGGGCAAGGTTATTAAACAATGGTGTTAATTCGTAAACTCTGTTTCCGAGCTCACACCTGCAAATTGAGCTGAAATGATTGTGGAATCGAATCTCAGTACTGCTCAAAAGAACAAATTCATGTCCAAGTTAGCAAGTCACCTCCATACCCATTTTAGAGCGTTGCAACGCCCTACCACTCCTCCAAAGGTCGTTGGGTCACATCACAGTTGATGCAGCACATTTTTACCCCAATTTATGATTGCTCCTACCTGTTCACTCATGACCACATCTTGCTAGTTATTCAGCACATGACTGCCGTTTGAATTGAAGGGACCAACTGTCTTTACACGTGAAAGCAGAGAAAAGTACGAGAATATTGTTTACAGCCAGGACTGCTGGATGGGGAGAATAGAGATAGAAATACAATGGTATCATCACCAGAAGGTTGGATATATTTGAGGGGTGGGTGGGATGGTGAGAAATAGTTAGGCAAGAGGGGTTTTAGAAATTCTCCCATTGTtatattcaatttcttttgttgCAATTTTCCTGGGAATTCTGTGTTTACAAAGGTCAACCACTGGGTGAAGGAAGTATATACAGTCTACAATAAATAATTTCCATTCCTACAATATCATAGTAATATATATTAATCATTTATGTGCTCTATGGACTGTTACCTTTTCATGAAAGCACCGCTcgtttctttcttttctcttttggCGAAATTTAGTTAAGGCTGCTTCCCTTTGAGAAGTCTTGTTCTGATCTACTTTGTTGGCACTTCCACTTCCACTAGCATCGCCACTGCCACTATTCCCAGGAAGTCCATTGTTACTTTCCATGTTTGTTCCTCCAGCATTAACTGCTGTGCTGCTCCCATTTTGTCCATTGCTTCCATTATTGCTTCCTGAAACACTTCTATTGATACTGAGGTTTCCAACATTACCTTCAACTAGCACTTCAACCACACTTGATGACACACAATGTGGAGTAGCAGCAATAGCCGTTTTCTTTGCAGATTCAGCATCATGATCAGGTGGCAGCTGGTGCATGTCAGCAGTACAGTTATGGTTTTCATGATGGAGATGGAAGTCCGGAGCTGCAGAATCTTGATGTCTGTCTACTTTAGGTAGTGCCAGCCTTGTTGCTGCTTTATCTTCAGGGTTATGTAAGATAACTTGTTGAGAGTTACAGACAAGGTTGTTTTTTATAGGCTGGAAAGTGGATGTTTGGTACAAACATTTGGTTGAAGCCACTGCTGACTCACTTATAACTGCAGATTTAGCATAAGCATTATTAGTAGTGGAACCCATATCAATGTTATTGCTAGCACCATTCGAATTTTGGTTAGGAGGATTGCCGCTAGAATGAGATTGAATATCACGAGATGAATCTTTCTTTGTAACTTCTAAGCTATTATTATAGGGAGAATTGCTTCCAACACATCCAGTGGGAGATATCTTAGTGTTAGAGGCTGCATTGTACCTGTAGCAAGAGTTGTAACAGTTAAACAGTTATCCATCTTAAAATTAATtcagaacaataaaaaacagTAACATGGTATCACTATACCTTGAGAAAGCAGACTGATCAGAACGTCTTAAGACACTCCTGTCATCCTGAATTGTAACACCGGCATCTTTAACTCCTCTAAGCCTCTTTAAACAAAGGTGGCCTAGTGATGGCAATTcttcatcattattattaccTTTATTTTCAATATCTGAGGACTTCGGCCTTTTATTTAAGGCTTCAAATTCTCCACTATGCATCTGAGAATCAGAAGTGCTAGTAATGGCATCAGACAACGATAAGCCTTTGCACCTTAGCTTGGTAGATTGATTTTCACAATTAAGGTCCAGTGGTTTAGAGGGGCCGGCATCAGGTACATTGCTATGTTTAGAACCTGCAGTTTTGACTGGAACCCCATTGATATAGTTGACCATCAAGTCAATATCTCTATTGAGTCAACTTTCATCTCTTCCGGGGAAAAGAATTAAATATGATAAATCATCCCAAAATAAAGGTGCACGCATATACAAGCATGAGCAATAGGAACATGAATGCATATATGAACAGCTGGCCACCCACACTTAGGGAGTCAACTCTCACCATCTCTTTGACATTGTCTagggaaaataataaaataaaataaatcatccCAAATAAATGTACATGCACATATATAATCTGCAACAAGTACATGAATGCATATATGGACAGCTCGACACCAGCACTTAGGGGGGAGGTTACACATATTAATGGAATGAGATCAGTAGGTATGAAATGCAATAAGCAACAAAACCAACCTATACACCCTTAGTAGTACACGTTGATCCTTTTTGTTACTGTATTTCTTAAGCTTTAGTCCATAGATGCCCTTGTTAGCAAGAACCAATATGTACTGACAAGGTCATATAAACCCCTAATAGCAAGGACCAACCTGTACTAACAAGGGTATGTATGCCCTTATTAGAAAAAGACAATGGTGTACCCATAATATAGGGTCTAAAACTTGAGTTTTTTTCGTAGAGACTGGTTCCTGGTTCCTAAATGAATGACACCAACAGGGAATTTAACCTATCTTCTAAAGAATCATGTGCTACCAAAAAAGTACCTTAAGGCATACACAAAAGCAAGCAACATAATGAAAACAAGGAAGAGAATATTAAATCCAATCCTATGGAAGAAATCGTTCTTCTACAAATCCCTCAGCAAGATTGGAGATACAATTAACGCCATGAAAACATTCATTCAACCACACACCATAAAATTGCCATTAATGCCAAACACATACAATTTGGTAGACTTTAAGTGAGAAAGAGTTAATGCAATGGCATGAAGATCAAGGTTCTTTGGCCTTACCAGGTTGTTCCTTCTGTTCTGGAGACTCCTTTGCACCTAGGAGAACCACCCGGTTCCCATTGATTTCAGCATTGGAGTGAACAACTTGAGCACAGGTACTGTCGGGGCACTCAGCTATTTGATCCCACTGAGAGACAGGTTTAGGACTATCAACTTCTACAGCACGTTTGGTCCATGAGCTCTGCATAAGGAGAAAACAAAGAACTTGTCAAGTAGCTTTTGGTTACAGGAATTAGAATATGATCTCCATTTGACAATACAGCCTAGTTAGTCCTAACCAGTAAGCTGACAATTTCCTGTGGTGTTTGTTGTGTATCTGTTTAATTCactaaaatatttgaatttgatgATGTGTGTTAATGAATGACGAGTTAAATTATGAAGGTTTCTATCCCTTTACTTTTTCACAAACTAACAAGTGAAAACAGCATTTCATGCAAGTCTGATAGAACACCACAAGCAGAATGACATAAATAATAAGAGAAATGCAAACATTAGGGTTATTATTCAATTATCAGAAAGTGTACTCAACGAGAGCACAATTCCTCCAGAAATACAACTCCTATGTCAGAGGTTTCCTTCCTCTCTACAAGTTACATAACGTCTTCCTACTCTTGCACTCACACCTCTTTCCTTATATTCTCCAATCCTGTAACAAAATTCATAGCTACCTTTTCTAGGGGCATCTTTAATATACTGCAGaatgtgaataactgcattccAATGTTTCGTACATGGAGAATTTAGATAGTAGTTTACCATACGGGCTGCAAAGGAAAATGTCAGGACGAGTAACTATTAGATAATTCATTTTCCAACCAATCTTCTCTATTTCTCAAGATCAGGAAGTGGGTTCTCCCTCCCCCTGACTCGCAGTGAAGgagatcattcagttttttatcgtcactcgagtgttgagtgtatctatc encodes the following:
- the LOC137829573 gene encoding two-component response regulator-like APRR7 isoform X2, with amino-acid sequence MRRVVQMSVDGDSKELKELSQRLRDAKKIAGGEHELCEGDEVKCNGVNEEVKVGQGGTVESSSTQQHIPQPQGAIVCWERFLHIRSLKVLLVENDDCTRHVVTALLRNCSYEVIDAANGLQAWKILDDLTNHIDLILTEVAMPGLSGIGLLYKIMGHKTRKNIPVVMMSSLDSMGLVFKCLSKGAVDFLVKPIRKNELKNLWQHVWRRCHSSSGSGSESGTQTQKSVKSKSLGKSDNFGSNDDDNGSGGLNNGDGSDNGSGTQSSWTKRAVEVDSPKPVSQWDQIAECPDSTCAQVVHSNAEINGNRVVLLGAKESPEQKEQPGSKHSNVPDAGPSKPLDLNCENQSTKLRCKGLSLSDAITSTSDSQMHSGEFEALNKRPKSSDIENKGNNNDEELPSLGHLCLKRLRGVKDAGVTIQDDRSVLRRSDQSAFSRYNAASNTKISPTGCVGSNSPYNNSLEVTKKDSSRDIQSHSSGNPPNQNSNGASNNIDMGSTTNNAYAKSAVISESAVASTKCLYQTSTFQPIKNNLVCNSQQVILHNPEDKAATRLALPKVDRHQDSAAPDFHLHHENHNCTADMHQLPPDHDAESAKKTAIAATPHCVSSSVVEVLVEGNVGNLSINRSVSGSNNGSNGQNGSSTAVNAGGTNMESNNGLPGNSGSGDASGSGSANKVDQNKTSQREAALTKFRQKRKERNERCFHEKVRYQSRKKLAEQRPRFRGQFARQSSNEKTSEATTER
- the LOC137829573 gene encoding two-component response regulator-like APRR7 isoform X1, with the translated sequence MRRVVQMSVDGDSKELKELSQRLRDAKKIAGGEHELCEGDEVKCNGVNEEVKVGQGGTVESSSTQQHIPQPQGAIVCWERFLHIRSLKVLLVENDDCTRHVVTALLRNCSYEVIDAANGLQAWKILDDLTNHIDLILTEVAMPGLSGIGLLYKIMGHKTRKNIPVVMMSSLDSMGLVFKCLSKGAVDFLVKPIRKNELKNLWQHVWRRCHSSSGSGSESGTQTQKSVKSKSLGKSDNFGSNDDDNGSGGLNNGDGSDNGSGTQSSWTKRAVEVDSPKPVSQWDQIAECPDSTCAQVVHSNAEINGNRVVLLGAKESPEQKEQPVKTAGSKHSNVPDAGPSKPLDLNCENQSTKLRCKGLSLSDAITSTSDSQMHSGEFEALNKRPKSSDIENKGNNNDEELPSLGHLCLKRLRGVKDAGVTIQDDRSVLRRSDQSAFSRYNAASNTKISPTGCVGSNSPYNNSLEVTKKDSSRDIQSHSSGNPPNQNSNGASNNIDMGSTTNNAYAKSAVISESAVASTKCLYQTSTFQPIKNNLVCNSQQVILHNPEDKAATRLALPKVDRHQDSAAPDFHLHHENHNCTADMHQLPPDHDAESAKKTAIAATPHCVSSSVVEVLVEGNVGNLSINRSVSGSNNGSNGQNGSSTAVNAGGTNMESNNGLPGNSGSGDASGSGSANKVDQNKTSQREAALTKFRQKRKERNERCFHEKVRYQSRKKLAEQRPRFRGQFARQSSNEKTSEATTER